One Propionispora hippei DSM 15287 genomic window carries:
- a CDS encoding sugar ABC transporter ATP-binding protein produces MDGISKTFGGIKAVSNMHLQLKRGEIHALIGENGAGKSTLMKILSGAYANDTGTIKIDGQIIKIGSPRMSLELGIAVIYQEFMLVPHLTVAENIFIDKLSDKSGLVNWNRLRAESKKLLVKLGFGDIDPDDRILDLSIAHQQIVEICKALSKNIKVLVLDEPSAVLTFSEIEKLFTLLRELKKQGIAIVYISHRLEELFALCDIITIMKDGCFAGTFNVHEINKTGLIEKMVGRELNTLFPKRKVSIGETMLEVKNLCAGRQVNNVSFCVKKGEIIGFSGLVGAGRTETMRVIFGADKKESGSINYKGKEVNFLSPYDAVKNKMGFLPEDRKQQGVLVALSIRLNTTLTSLAKVSSSGVLNHKKDTNFATKILSNLKAKYSSINDNVNSLSGGNQQKVALAKWLAADCELIILDEPTRGVDVGAKAEIYKAMNDLAEAGVSIIMISSEMEEVINMSDRVYVMRQGSISGELAKSELTEVEIMKLCVGE; encoded by the coding sequence ATGGACGGTATATCAAAAACATTTGGCGGGATCAAAGCGGTAAGTAATATGCATTTACAACTCAAACGTGGCGAAATTCATGCTCTAATTGGGGAAAATGGTGCAGGCAAGTCCACCTTAATGAAGATATTATCCGGCGCGTACGCGAATGATACCGGAACTATAAAAATTGATGGCCAGATTATAAAGATAGGTTCGCCCCGCATGAGCCTGGAGCTTGGCATAGCTGTCATTTATCAGGAATTTATGCTGGTGCCGCATTTGACAGTAGCTGAAAATATTTTTATTGATAAACTTTCCGATAAAAGTGGTCTTGTTAATTGGAACAGACTTCGAGCTGAATCAAAAAAGCTCCTGGTAAAGCTGGGCTTCGGGGATATTGACCCGGATGATCGTATTTTGGATCTTTCTATAGCACATCAACAGATCGTGGAAATTTGCAAAGCTCTATCGAAAAATATAAAAGTGTTGGTTTTGGATGAGCCTTCGGCGGTATTGACTTTCAGTGAGATTGAAAAACTTTTTACGCTGTTAAGAGAATTGAAAAAGCAGGGAATTGCTATTGTGTACATTTCTCACCGGTTAGAGGAATTGTTTGCGTTATGCGATATTATCACCATCATGAAGGATGGTTGCTTTGCAGGAACTTTTAATGTACATGAGATTAATAAAACCGGCCTCATTGAAAAAATGGTGGGGCGGGAATTAAATACGCTCTTTCCTAAACGCAAGGTTAGCATTGGTGAGACTATGTTAGAAGTGAAGAATTTGTGCGCCGGACGGCAAGTGAACAATGTATCGTTTTGTGTAAAAAAAGGTGAAATTATTGGCTTTAGCGGCCTGGTTGGTGCCGGCAGGACAGAGACCATGCGAGTTATTTTTGGCGCGGATAAAAAAGAAAGCGGCAGTATTAACTATAAGGGAAAAGAAGTAAACTTTCTTTCTCCTTATGATGCGGTGAAAAATAAAATGGGGTTTTTACCTGAAGATAGAAAGCAGCAGGGAGTATTAGTCGCCCTGTCTATTCGGCTGAATACCACGTTGACTTCCCTGGCGAAGGTGTCAAGCAGCGGGGTGCTTAACCATAAAAAGGACACGAATTTTGCCACTAAGATTTTAAGTAATCTTAAGGCCAAATATAGTTCTATTAATGATAATGTCAATAGTTTAAGCGGGGGCAATCAGCAGAAAGTAGCACTGGCAAAATGGCTGGCCGCCGATTGTGAGCTAATTATCCTGGATGAACCAACACGGGGTGTAGACGTTGGTGCAAAGGCAGAAATATATAAGGCTATGAATGATCTCGCAGAAGCAGGTGTGTCCATTATTATGATTTCATCGGAAATGGAAGAAGTTATTAATATGAGTGATCGTGTATATGTGATGCGACAAGGGAGCATATCGGGAGAACTTGCTAAGTCCGAGTTGACAGAGGTCGAAATAATGAAGCTATGTGTGGGAGAGTGA